The Pyrus communis chromosome 9, drPyrComm1.1, whole genome shotgun sequence genome has a segment encoding these proteins:
- the LOC137744083 gene encoding non-specific lipid-transfer protein 1-like — protein sequence MANSVAFKLAFVALVCMVVGAPLAQATISSCGQVSNYAAPCIPYLKTGGKVPPACCQGIRKLNGAAQTAPDRRTACTCLVNTATKVQGIKPNLISGLPGACGIRLPYPIGPNTKCNSIQ from the exons ATGGCGAACTCTGTGGCATTCAAGCTTGCCTTCGTTGCCCTCGTGTGCATGGTGGTGGGTGCACCACTCGCCCAAGCTACCATATCATCATGCGGCCAGGTGTCAAACTACGCGGCACCCTGCATTCCTTACCTGAAGACTGGTGGGAAAGTTCCACCAGCATGTTGCCAAGGGATCAGGAAACTGAACGGCGCCGCTCAGACCGCACCTGATCGCCGAACCGCTTGCACCTGCTTGGTCAACACTGCTACAAAAGTCCAAGGAATAAAACCTAACCTCATCTCTGGACTCCCTGGGGCCTGTGGCATCCGCCTTCCTTACCCAATTGGACCGAACACTAAATGCAACAG TATTCAGTGA